The sequence CTTCTGCAAGGTCATCCAAACTGGCCTCACCGAGCAAATTGACCGCTTCCTCCGCGTAGTTTCGCATATCTGTTAGCGCTACTTGATCATTACGTCTGCTCATAAACTGTCTCTGCCGTACCAAGTATCTCCTTCTGGAGCAACCCGTTTCGGCTTCTTTCAACTCCCTCAAGGGTGTGCAGATCGACATTCCTACCAAGTATATCAATCAACTCAATTTCCAATCCTGCCAGTCCAATATAACCAATATGTGTATCCGGCTCG comes from Gemmatimonadota bacterium and encodes:
- a CDS encoding nucleotidyltransferase, which translates into the protein MPNNKIAEFCQRHHIRRLALFGSVLRDDFTPESDVDILVDFEPDTHIGYIGLAGLEIELIDILGRNVDLHTLEGVERSRNGLLQKEILGTAETVYEQT